Proteins encoded by one window of Sulfurospirillum barnesii SES-3:
- the cmoA gene encoding carboxy-S-adenosyl-L-methionine synthase CmoA, with the protein MDKVFTKPITKQFEFDEDVAIVFDDMLERSIPFYKEVLELTCKMICLHVKEGAHVVDLGCSTANTLLALHKMNKSYHLLGIDNAEAMLRIAAQKIHAYGATIALQEADITQVHLQNKDVIIANYMLQFIRPLQRGDFVRKIYDALNPDGLFIFSEKIVFDDKVLNKEMIDLYYAFKRTQGYSDFEIAQKREALENVLIPYTEEENKAMLKSVGFTTIETIFKWGNFATFLAKKG; encoded by the coding sequence ATGGATAAAGTATTTACCAAACCTATTACCAAACAGTTTGAATTTGATGAAGATGTTGCCATTGTTTTTGATGACATGCTTGAGCGTTCTATCCCTTTTTACAAAGAGGTTTTAGAACTTACATGTAAAATGATTTGTTTACATGTAAAGGAAGGTGCACATGTGGTTGATCTTGGATGCTCAACCGCCAATACCCTTTTAGCCCTGCATAAAATGAACAAAAGTTACCATCTTTTAGGCATTGATAATGCTGAGGCGATGTTACGCATTGCTGCTCAAAAGATACACGCTTATGGGGCAACAATAGCGCTTCAAGAAGCAGATATTACACAAGTGCATTTGCAAAATAAAGATGTGATTATTGCTAATTATATGCTTCAGTTTATTCGCCCGTTGCAACGGGGCGATTTTGTGCGTAAAATTTATGATGCACTCAACCCTGATGGTCTTTTTATCTTTAGTGAAAAAATTGTCTTTGACGACAAGGTACTCAATAAAGAGATGATTGATTTGTATTATGCGTTTAAACGTACGCAAGGATACAGTGATTTTGAGATTGCACAAAAAAGAGAAGCGCTGGAAAACGTGTTGATTCCTTATACCGAAGAGGAAAACAAAGCGATGCTTAAAAGTGTAGGTTTTACAACCATTGAAACGATTTTTAAATGGGGAAATTTTGCGACATTTTTAGCGAAAAAGGGCTAA
- a CDS encoding bifunctional riboflavin kinase/FAD synthetase, translated as MLRRSTILKKESVDTLAIGSFDGIHVGHRQLINRLGEHGALCVIDKDEANLTPGIKRSEYAGCPCMFLHFLKVKHLSGAEFVALLKKEFVHLKKIVVGYDFVFGKHRACNAYDLQKLFDGDVEVVDEFTYHGVSIHSSLIRSYLVEGKIEEANRFLGREYAITGSIVNGQGIGKKELVPTLNLKISDYLIPHEGVYATRSRIGFNVYDSVSFIGTRHSTDGLFSVETHIIGEDIVEVTTPVELFFVAFLRENQKFNALSDLKQQIESDIKNAQKRLKTCYFYLGDFMEKKSHG; from the coding sequence ATGTTGAGACGTTCTACTATTTTAAAAAAAGAGAGTGTTGATACGTTAGCCATCGGTAGTTTTGATGGTATTCATGTAGGGCATCGGCAATTGATTAATCGCTTGGGTGAGCATGGTGCATTGTGTGTTATTGATAAAGATGAAGCTAATTTGACTCCTGGGATTAAACGCAGTGAATATGCAGGGTGTCCGTGTATGTTTTTGCATTTTTTAAAGGTGAAACACCTGAGTGGGGCGGAATTTGTTGCACTGCTTAAAAAAGAGTTTGTTCATTTGAAGAAGATCGTTGTGGGGTATGATTTTGTTTTTGGTAAACACCGTGCGTGCAATGCCTATGATTTGCAAAAGCTGTTTGATGGCGACGTTGAAGTGGTTGATGAGTTTACGTATCATGGTGTCTCCATTCATTCTAGCTTAATTCGTTCGTATTTGGTAGAAGGAAAAATCGAAGAAGCCAATCGTTTTTTAGGGCGTGAGTACGCTATAACAGGCAGTATTGTCAATGGTCAGGGCATTGGGAAAAAAGAGTTGGTTCCTACCTTAAACCTTAAAATTTCAGATTATTTGATTCCGCATGAAGGGGTATATGCGACACGTTCACGTATTGGGTTCAACGTGTATGATTCGGTTTCGTTCATTGGAACACGGCACAGTACCGATGGGCTTTTTTCTGTTGAAACACACATCATTGGGGAAGATATTGTGGAAGTCACAACACCTGTGGAACTCTTTTTTGTAGCATTTTTACGAGAAAATCAAAAATTTAATGCCCTGAGCGATTTGAAACAGCAAATTGAGTCTGATATTAAAAATGCACAAAAGCGTTTAAAAACATGTTATTTTTATTTAGGTGATTTTATGGAAAAGAAGTCTCATGGATAA
- the tlyA gene encoding 23S rRNA (cytidine-2'-O)-methyltransferase TlyA: MRLDSYLFEKGLAQSRNKASELIKEGSVWLNGKVERKSSVEVSENDTVDVAKITQYVSRAGLKLRGFINELGLHVKGLDVLDIGSSTGGFVQVWLEEDAHSVTAVDVGSEQLHPSLRVDNRIISHENTDIRLFNPNKTYDMVSCDVSFIGIGTLLEHINRLAKNEIIILFKPQFEVGKDVKRTTKGVVKDGSAILRAHYQFEAQTISLGWELREKKESLVKGKEGNVETFYYFKKREC, encoded by the coding sequence ATGAGACTTGATAGTTATCTGTTTGAAAAAGGCTTGGCTCAAAGCCGCAATAAAGCCTCAGAACTCATAAAAGAGGGCAGTGTTTGGCTCAATGGTAAAGTGGAGCGTAAAAGCTCTGTGGAAGTGAGCGAGAACGACACCGTTGATGTTGCAAAAATTACGCAGTATGTAAGTCGTGCTGGGTTAAAACTGCGTGGATTTATAAATGAATTAGGCTTACATGTAAAAGGGTTGGATGTTCTTGATATTGGAAGCAGTACGGGTGGTTTTGTGCAGGTTTGGTTGGAAGAAGATGCACACAGTGTCACGGCGGTGGATGTGGGAAGTGAGCAACTTCACCCCTCATTAAGAGTCGATAACCGAATAATTTCGCATGAAAATACTGATATACGACTTTTTAACCCCAATAAAACATACGATATGGTCAGTTGCGATGTTTCATTTATTGGGATTGGCACGCTTTTAGAGCATATCAATAGACTGGCAAAAAATGAGATTATTATCTTGTTTAAACCCCAATTTGAAGTGGGAAAAGATGTGAAGCGCACCACTAAAGGTGTCGTTAAAGATGGCTCGGCTATTTTAAGAGCACACTATCAATTTGAAGCACAAACCATTAGCCTTGGTTGGGAACTAAGAGAGAAAAAAGAATCGCTTGTAAAAGGAAAAGAGGGGAATGTTGAGACGTTCTACTATTTTAAAAAAAGAGAGTGTTGA